GAAAAGCATCATCTTAAGCTGCCTTCACTGCCACCAGCATCTAATGCTATCTCTTGCTCTGGTTCACAAGGTTTTGCATCTATAGAAATATCAAGGGACACGGCATGACAGCATATTTTTTAGGccggaatgcttttaatttatattaggCTGTTACAACCTAGTAGCTCTCCATCCAGTTCGTTTTCATAGTTCTTTAATCTTTTTGGTAGAACATGTTACTCTTTCTATATAGACACAGAAACTCTGTATAGGTTGTGAGAATGTTAATGGAGGCTATTAAAGCTTCCGCTTATTTGAAATAATGTCTTTTGGTTAATTATTCAGGTCTTTTGTTTAGCATGTTGTTGCTACTACTGCTGCTTTTATTGCTGCGCCATTATGTGAACCGATCGAAGTGGGTCACCGTTGACATGACAATAACACATAGTTCTATAAAAATGGTCCACTTTCATTACAACTAGGGTGTGGTTTGAAAACTGGAGCAGCTTCAAGCGAAGGTAGATTATGAGCACCTTTGGGTCTAAAATGCTTGCCTTCGCCGTTCTTTTGATGCCTGGTATTTTGGCGAACTGCTAGTTTGCACAGCTAATTCTGACACGGCCAATGAGTGGTGGATGCGATCTAAGGTTTTGGTCGCTGGTTGCAGCATCAATTGTGAGGCACCAGCAGTTGCCACTATAGAATAGCTAGAGCCTAGAAGCCAGATTAACCTCAAGAATAGTTTCGGGGGAATTCCGCTTCTAAGTTACcagcctttttttttatattaataaatcgatagtataaaagaaaaatataaataatttagacaACAAATTCGAACTTGTACTAGTTTAAATGCAAATGGTACTTATCCTAATATTGTTTATTTCGTATCGTCAATAGAATCAAGTGGAGTCAATCCAAGAGAAAGTTTAGTAGCAAACGGATCTTGAATACGAACTGACTCACAAATTTTACTCAATTTCGCAATTAGTTTGAAAGTTCTATAGTCCCAACTACCTTCGGGTCTcttcaataaaagaaaatgaaatttggAGAATCCCGATGTTAGAAACCATTTGATCTGTAAAATAGGCTTAAGCATAAGTGCATAATATGGCAGGAAAGATGCATAGAAATAGCAGACAGACGCAGGCGCAGGCAGCATTTGTTTAGAAGACAACCTTGTATCCATTACAGCGCATATTTTCTACAGGCAGGTACTACATACACGAGCTATAAAACCTTACAAAAGACCACCAATTCGACCTGTGAAAATGTCAATTGCTGAATCTAGTTTTCTTAAAGTGCTGCTGCAAAAAGGAAAGAGTTGTAGCCATCACACATCCAAAGGACCAAAAGTCAACCAACAAAAGGAACCTCAAATTGTCAATACAAGAAGGGGATAACAGCTTTTCTACCCTTTGGATAGTCCTCCCCAAATTTCTCCAGATACCATCTATGGTTCGCAAGTGCCCTGGGTACCAAGTTGGCACACGTGAAGAGGAAAAACCCTAGCCCCACCCAAGACCAAGTCATCACCGCCCAACCCAACCACTCCACGATCTCCCCAAGGTAGTTTGGGCAGCTGACCAAATCAAACCACCCTCCTCTTGGTACCTTATACCCTCCCCCACCTTCCTTTTTCAGACCCACCAAAACTCTGTCCGACCAAATGTTCACCGCCATGCCACCCAAAAACACCACCAATCCACCAAAAAACCGCCACCAAAACCACCCATCATTCTCGTAATCCTTGTAATGAGACACCCATCTGGCTTGTAAGTAAGCATTCAAAATGTTAAACACAAAGGCCAACACCAGCATGCTGATCGGGTATCCATGGGCCGTATTCCGGCGAGCGGAATTGCGGTGGAGGCGAAGTGGATAGATGCAGGTGCGGTGGAAGTAGTGGAAGAGGAACGGAGACATGAGGACGAGGGACTTGGGATTTGAGAAGTTGAGACCGAAGGAGATGAGGAGGAGGGTGAGCCAGATTGTGGGGCTTTCCATGAGGAACCAGGCCAAAGGTGGGTAAATGGTGGGGCCCCACCCGGGACGGTAGTGCTTGCCGTAGGGGGCTTGGAGGAACCGGAGGGCGATAAAGGTCATGGGAGCTATGACGTAGAGGGACAGCAGGCTGTAGTGGAAGACC
This sequence is a window from Carya illinoinensis cultivar Pawnee chromosome 9, C.illinoinensisPawnee_v1, whole genome shotgun sequence. Protein-coding genes within it:
- the LOC122275433 gene encoding steroid 5-alpha-reductase DET2, encoding MVSDQRVFHYSLLSLYVIAPMTFIALRFLQAPYGKHYRPGWGPTIYPPLAWFLMESPTIWLTLLLISFGLNFSNPKSLVLMSPFLFHYFHRTCIYPLRLHRNSARRNTAHGYPISMLVLAFVFNILNAYLQARWVSHYKDYENDGWFWWRFFGGLVVFLGGMAVNIWSDRVLVGLKKEGGGGYKVPRGGWFDLVSCPNYLGEIVEWLGWAVMTWSWVGLGFFLFTCANLVPRALANHRWYLEKFGEDYPKGRKAVIPFLY